The Streptomyces achromogenes genome window below encodes:
- a CDS encoding ABC transporter substrate-binding protein, giving the protein MPFARPVRSAVLFLAGVLLSTGCGGSAAPSASSADGPADSDTAGRPVTLDNCGQRVRIDAPPRRAVSLNQGTTEIMLSLGLADRMAGTATWTDPLPKSLEKADARVTRLADNAPSFEKVLDVEPDFVAASFASTLGKGGVATRDQFEKLGVPTYLSPSDCSGKDNSGDGDGVRTEPLTMDAVYGEVRDLARVFGVEKRGETLVADLKTRVSRAASGLDAENVTLLYWFANSQSPYMAGCCGAPGVITRELGAKNVFDDTEEEWPQVNWETVADRDPDVLVIGDLTRRQQTAETAARKIAFLESDPVTRNMTAVREKRYVLLSGQAMNPTVRTVEGVEKVAAALRAYGLAG; this is encoded by the coding sequence GTGCCGTTCGCACGTCCCGTCCGCTCTGCCGTCCTGTTCCTGGCGGGCGTCCTCCTGTCGACCGGCTGCGGCGGCTCCGCCGCCCCCTCCGCCTCCTCCGCCGACGGTCCCGCCGACAGCGACACGGCCGGCCGGCCGGTCACGCTCGACAACTGCGGACAGCGGGTGCGGATCGACGCTCCCCCTCGGCGGGCGGTCTCCCTCAACCAGGGAACGACGGAGATCATGCTCTCCCTCGGGCTCGCCGACCGGATGGCGGGCACCGCCACCTGGACCGATCCGCTGCCCAAGAGCCTCGAGAAGGCCGACGCCCGGGTGACGCGGCTGGCCGACAACGCGCCCTCCTTCGAGAAGGTCCTGGACGTCGAACCCGACTTCGTGGCCGCCTCGTTCGCCTCCACGCTCGGCAAGGGCGGGGTGGCCACCCGAGACCAGTTCGAGAAGCTCGGGGTCCCGACCTATCTCTCCCCCTCCGACTGCTCCGGCAAGGACAACAGCGGCGACGGCGACGGCGTCCGCACCGAGCCGCTGACCATGGACGCGGTCTACGGCGAAGTACGCGACCTGGCCAGGGTCTTCGGGGTGGAGAAGCGGGGCGAGACACTGGTGGCCGACCTGAAGACCCGGGTGAGCAGGGCCGCTTCGGGACTCGATGCCGAGAACGTCACCCTCCTCTACTGGTTCGCCAACTCCCAGTCCCCCTATATGGCCGGCTGCTGCGGCGCCCCCGGCGTCATCACCCGCGAACTCGGCGCGAAGAACGTCTTCGACGACACCGAGGAGGAGTGGCCGCAGGTCAACTGGGAGACGGTCGCCGACCGCGACCCGGACGTCCTCGTCATCGGCGACCTGACCCGCAGACAGCAGACGGCCGAGACCGCGGCCCGGAAGATCGCGTTCCTGGAGTCCGATCCGGTCACCAGGAACATGACCGCGGTACGCGAGAAGCGGTACGTGCTGCTGTCCGGGCAGGCGATGAACCCGACCGTGCGCACGGTCGAGGGCGTGGAGAAGGTGGCGGCGGCACTGCGCGCGTACGGTCTCGCGGGATGA
- a CDS encoding protein kinase domain-containing protein produces MGGISARHHREQAAEGMQPLRPEDPEQLGPYRLVARLGAGGMGRVYLARSSAGRVVAVKVIRPEMADDDNFRIRFRREVAAAAAVGGAYTAHVVDAAPDDETPWLATDHVPGPTLAEAVAAHGPLPVETVLALGAGVAEALMAVHAEGLVHRDLKPSNVLLAADGPRVIDFGIVRARDGYELTGSGTLFGSLDYMCPEQATGDPMGPEGDVFCLGSVLAFAASGRSPFGGAVGAALLYQVAHGSPDLSQVPEPLDKIISLCHAKDPALRIHPDRLSAACAPGGAEQVLTQGWLPAPLAAMVAAHRAAVRDLDRLAAADVVPRPGAFAPPAPTPDPEPVAEPSEPYRRRAAHPAADRPAYGAADSECAGESGGGNRNGNRTGNGNRSRGEGAGAVGGVQPSTVLPGAESFVSPDEPAHAHARAQDHAQARRLAQPLTEAQALTRAESRAEARARAAARTAVEAAARAAVRSEAPSRDEAEDQPEARAQASQPAYVRSKAPGPAPSPQPASKRSAAPAHHRAPVRTAVTRRTVLAATAGTALVAGAAFALRGTPGAESARPLGRAPEPAWVYRGAPLLQAPAVFHDGTALLKTRPGDMIGLDVKNGSRPRWVYQGISLSPGPVLLVHGAAVALGAGATVIGVDPVGGAERFTLDFGEDYRFDQLLGGYDDHSVSVLGAKLQRRSGEQGVATSTDSVFGVDIAARQALVIPIDPQDVGIALRPVITDEYFVYADGLRNVAVRGTRDSGSLRWRHQVGYDLRPGLAVLGQTVFAIGSELIALDLGTGRLRWNTKAERGMYASLGAVGNTVYVTGTDPCGVYAFDARNGSRRWFCETPRLDMDSPVAVGSNAVYVTAFENKDGFYAIDTASGRLLWNFTDGRETGVNRWQLSCDGAGHLVAQHFDRVYGLPVT; encoded by the coding sequence GTGGGCGGGATCTCCGCCCGTCACCACCGAGAACAGGCGGCCGAGGGCATGCAGCCACTGCGCCCAGAAGACCCCGAGCAGCTCGGGCCCTACCGGCTCGTGGCCCGGCTCGGCGCCGGCGGCATGGGCCGGGTCTATCTGGCGCGGTCGTCGGCCGGCCGTGTCGTCGCGGTCAAGGTGATCCGTCCCGAGATGGCGGACGACGACAACTTCCGCATTCGCTTCCGGCGGGAGGTGGCGGCCGCGGCGGCGGTCGGCGGCGCCTACACGGCGCACGTCGTGGACGCCGCCCCGGACGACGAGACGCCCTGGCTCGCCACCGACCACGTACCCGGCCCCACCCTGGCCGAGGCGGTCGCCGCCCACGGGCCGCTGCCGGTGGAGACGGTCCTCGCGCTGGGCGCGGGCGTCGCCGAGGCGCTCATGGCGGTGCACGCCGAAGGGCTCGTGCACCGTGACCTCAAACCGTCCAACGTGCTGCTCGCGGCGGACGGCCCGCGGGTCATCGACTTCGGCATCGTGCGCGCCCGTGACGGCTATGAACTCACCGGTTCCGGCACGCTGTTCGGCTCCCTCGACTACATGTGCCCGGAGCAGGCCACCGGGGACCCGATGGGCCCTGAGGGCGACGTCTTCTGCCTCGGCTCGGTGCTCGCCTTCGCCGCGTCCGGCCGCTCGCCGTTCGGCGGGGCGGTGGGCGCGGCGCTGCTCTACCAGGTGGCCCACGGGTCGCCCGACCTGAGCCAGGTGCCCGAACCGCTGGACAAGATCATCAGTCTCTGTCACGCCAAGGACCCGGCCCTGAGGATCCACCCCGACCGGCTCTCCGCGGCCTGCGCTCCCGGCGGCGCCGAACAGGTGCTGACACAGGGCTGGTTGCCCGCGCCCCTGGCCGCCATGGTCGCCGCCCACCGGGCGGCCGTGCGGGACCTGGACCGCCTGGCGGCGGCGGACGTGGTCCCGCGGCCCGGCGCCTTCGCGCCGCCGGCGCCGACGCCCGACCCGGAGCCCGTCGCAGAACCTTCCGAGCCCTACCGGCGGAGGGCGGCCCACCCGGCCGCCGACCGGCCGGCGTATGGCGCTGCCGACAGCGAATGCGCAGGCGAGAGCGGGGGCGGAAACCGGAACGGAAACAGAACCGGAAACGGAAACCGAAGCCGCGGCGAGGGCGCCGGGGCCGTCGGCGGTGTGCAACCCTCCACGGTGCTGCCGGGAGCCGAGTCGTTCGTCTCGCCGGACGAGCCGGCCCACGCCCACGCCCGAGCTCAAGACCACGCCCAGGCCCGACGCCTGGCCCAGCCGCTGACCGAGGCGCAGGCGCTCACGCGGGCCGAGTCCCGGGCAGAAGCACGAGCCCGGGCCGCAGCCCGGACCGCAGTCGAGGCCGCAGCCCGGGCCGCGGTGCGGTCCGAAGCCCCGTCGCGGGACGAGGCCGAAGACCAGCCCGAGGCGCGAGCGCAGGCGTCCCAACCGGCGTACGTCCGGTCGAAGGCGCCGGGTCCGGCGCCGTCGCCGCAACCGGCGTCGAAACGTTCCGCCGCGCCCGCGCACCACCGCGCGCCCGTGCGCACCGCAGTCACCCGGCGCACGGTCCTGGCGGCGACCGCCGGCACCGCGCTGGTAGCCGGTGCGGCATTCGCCCTCCGCGGAACGCCGGGCGCGGAATCGGCGCGTCCGCTCGGCCGGGCCCCCGAGCCGGCCTGGGTCTACCGGGGCGCACCGCTGCTGCAGGCCCCGGCCGTCTTCCACGACGGCACAGCCCTGCTGAAGACCCGTCCCGGTGACATGATCGGCCTGGACGTGAAGAACGGCTCGCGGCCCCGTTGGGTGTACCAGGGGATCAGCCTCTCGCCCGGGCCCGTCCTGCTGGTCCACGGCGCGGCGGTCGCGCTGGGTGCGGGCGCGACGGTGATCGGCGTGGACCCGGTGGGCGGCGCGGAGCGGTTCACCCTCGACTTCGGCGAGGACTACCGGTTCGACCAGTTGCTGGGCGGCTACGACGATCACAGCGTCTCGGTGCTCGGCGCCAAGCTGCAGCGCCGGTCGGGGGAGCAGGGCGTGGCGACCTCCACGGACTCCGTGTTCGGCGTCGACATCGCGGCGCGTCAGGCCCTTGTCATACCGATCGATCCGCAGGACGTCGGCATCGCGCTGCGGCCCGTCATCACCGACGAGTACTTCGTCTACGCCGACGGACTGCGCAACGTCGCCGTCCGCGGCACCCGTGACAGCGGCAGCCTGCGCTGGCGGCACCAGGTCGGATACGACCTCAGGCCGGGCCTGGCCGTGCTCGGGCAGACCGTCTTCGCGATCGGCTCCGAGCTCATCGCCCTCGACCTGGGCACCGGCAGGCTCCGATGGAACACGAAGGCGGAACGGGGCATGTACGCCTCCCTCGGAGCCGTCGGCAACACCGTCTACGTCACCGGCACGGACCCTTGCGGCGTGTACGCCTTCGACGCGCGCAACGGCTCCCGGCGCTGGTTCTGCGAGACGCCCCGCCTCGACATGGACAGCCCGGTCGCGGTGGGCTCGAACGCCGTGTACGTGACGGCCTTCGAGAACAAGGACGGCTTCTACGCGATCGACACCGCCTCGGGCCGTCTGCTGTGGAACTTCACCGACGGCCGGGAGACCGGCGTCAACCGGTGGCAGCTCTCCTGCGACGGCGCCGGACACCTGGTGGCCCAGCACTTCGACCGGGTCTACGGGCTGCCCGTCACCTGA